A single region of the Papilio machaon chromosome 13, ilPapMach1.1, whole genome shotgun sequence genome encodes:
- the LOC106709193 gene encoding putative inorganic phosphate cotransporter isoform X2: MGVSDVNETQSAAKPESSFGMRHLIVFLLFLATTVSYATRVSMSVAIVAMTTENDYGHPVFKWERSVQDTILSSFFWGYILLQIPAGLLTGRFGGKVFITAAMLVTGLVNLVTPFAATKGDWMAVCACRILMGLSQGLLYPSLHGLLGQWAPAAERSRMGTFVYAGAQLGTIIEMMLAGVLSAGPWGWPAVFYVAGASCLALAAVWMLLGASTPSTHRWISKNERKYIETSVGSADISEQKKMSTPWKGIWTSLPFWAILLAHSGQSLGFWTLLTEIPSYMSKVLGVNIKSNGLLSALPYVAMYILSFVFSWTSDFLVNRNIISLPTARKLFNTIAFWGPAAALLGLSYIPAGHLTLAVVILTLTVGLNGAHYVGFLISHIDLSPNFASTLMGITNGCGNIFSIMAPLSVSLVVKDESSASEWRNVFLISIAFYFLSNLFFILFMSGKVQDWNEPQPAKTLEDGVKEVEEVDSSNKSKTIVEKF; the protein is encoded by the exons AGAGTTCTTTCGGAATGCGGCACCTGATAGTGTTCCTGCTGTTCTTGGCCACAACGGTGTCGTATGCGACGCGCGTCAGCATGAGCGTCGCCATCGTTGCTATGACTACCGAAAACGATTACGGACATCCT gTGTTTAAATGGGAAAGAAGCGTTCAGGACACGATCCTGTCGTCGTTCTTCTGGGGTTACATCTTGCTGCAGATCCCCGCGGGGCTGCTCACCGGCCGCTTTGGGGGGAAGGTCTTCATCACCGCTGCCATGCTTGTCACCGGACTCGTCAACTTGGTCACGCCCTTCGCCGCTACTaaa GGTGACTGGATGGCGGTATGCGCGTGTCGCATCCTAATGGGGCTGTCGCAGGGGCTGCTGTACCCCAGCCTGCACGGTCTGCTGGGACAGTGGGCGCCCGCCGCCGAGCGCAGCCGCATGGGGACATTCGTCTATGCTG GTGCTCAACTAGGTACAATAATAGAGATGATGTTGGCGGGCGTGCTGTCAGCGGGTCCGTGGGGTTGGCCCGCCGTGTTCTACGTGGCGGGCGCGTCCTGCTTGGCGCTGGCCGCCGTTTGGATGCTCCTCGGTGCCTCCACGCCGAGCACTCATCGGTGGATATCCAAAAACGAGAGGAAATACATCGAGACCAGCGTCGGGTCCGCCGACATCAGTGAACAGAAA aaaatgtcAACTCCGTGGAAGGGCATTTGGACGTCGCTGCCGTTTTGGGCGATCCTGCTGGCTCACAGCGGCCAGAGCCTGGGTTTCTGGACCCTACTCACTGAGATACCCTCATATATGAGCAAAGTCCTCGGCGTCAATATCAAAAGT AACGGTCTCCTGTCTGCGCTGCCGTACGTGGCGATGTACATACTCAGCTTTGTGTTCAGCTGGACCTCGGACTTCCTCGTTAACAGGAATATCATCAGCCTGCCCACCGCCAGGAAGCTCTTTAATACAATCG CATTCTGGGGTCCGGCAGCCGCACTGCTGGGTCTGTCCTACATCCCAGCGGGTCATTTGACACTCGCGGTGGTCATATTGACCCTTACAGTTGGTCTCAACGGCGCGCACTATGTCGGTTTCCTG atCTCGCACATCGACTTGTCGCCAAACTTCGCCAGTACGCTGATGGGTATCACCAACGGCTGCGGGAACATCTTCTCCATCATGGCCCCCCTCAGCGTTTCCCTCGTTGTCAAAGATGAA TCGAGTGCGTCAGAGTGGAGGAACGTGTTCTTGATCTCGATCGCTTTCTACTTCCTGAGCAATCTGTTCTTCATCCTGTTCATGTCAGGCAAGGTCCAGGACTGGAATGAACCTCAGCCTGCTAAGACCTTAG AGGATGGCGTAAAAGAAGTTGAAGAAGTCGACAGcagtaataaaagtaaaaccaTAGTTGAGAAATTTTGA
- the LOC106709193 gene encoding putative inorganic phosphate cotransporter isoform X1 produces the protein MLMWILIAILIVLAFVWSMDIESSFGMRHLIVFLLFLATTVSYATRVSMSVAIVAMTTENDYGHPVFKWERSVQDTILSSFFWGYILLQIPAGLLTGRFGGKVFITAAMLVTGLVNLVTPFAATKGDWMAVCACRILMGLSQGLLYPSLHGLLGQWAPAAERSRMGTFVYAGAQLGTIIEMMLAGVLSAGPWGWPAVFYVAGASCLALAAVWMLLGASTPSTHRWISKNERKYIETSVGSADISEQKKMSTPWKGIWTSLPFWAILLAHSGQSLGFWTLLTEIPSYMSKVLGVNIKSNGLLSALPYVAMYILSFVFSWTSDFLVNRNIISLPTARKLFNTIAFWGPAAALLGLSYIPAGHLTLAVVILTLTVGLNGAHYVGFLISHIDLSPNFASTLMGITNGCGNIFSIMAPLSVSLVVKDESSASEWRNVFLISIAFYFLSNLFFILFMSGKVQDWNEPQPAKTLEDGVKEVEEVDSSNKSKTIVEKF, from the exons atgttaatgtGGATTTTAATAGCGATTCTTATTGTCCTGGCCTTCGTATGGTCTATGGATATTG AGAGTTCTTTCGGAATGCGGCACCTGATAGTGTTCCTGCTGTTCTTGGCCACAACGGTGTCGTATGCGACGCGCGTCAGCATGAGCGTCGCCATCGTTGCTATGACTACCGAAAACGATTACGGACATCCT gTGTTTAAATGGGAAAGAAGCGTTCAGGACACGATCCTGTCGTCGTTCTTCTGGGGTTACATCTTGCTGCAGATCCCCGCGGGGCTGCTCACCGGCCGCTTTGGGGGGAAGGTCTTCATCACCGCTGCCATGCTTGTCACCGGACTCGTCAACTTGGTCACGCCCTTCGCCGCTACTaaa GGTGACTGGATGGCGGTATGCGCGTGTCGCATCCTAATGGGGCTGTCGCAGGGGCTGCTGTACCCCAGCCTGCACGGTCTGCTGGGACAGTGGGCGCCCGCCGCCGAGCGCAGCCGCATGGGGACATTCGTCTATGCTG GTGCTCAACTAGGTACAATAATAGAGATGATGTTGGCGGGCGTGCTGTCAGCGGGTCCGTGGGGTTGGCCCGCCGTGTTCTACGTGGCGGGCGCGTCCTGCTTGGCGCTGGCCGCCGTTTGGATGCTCCTCGGTGCCTCCACGCCGAGCACTCATCGGTGGATATCCAAAAACGAGAGGAAATACATCGAGACCAGCGTCGGGTCCGCCGACATCAGTGAACAGAAA aaaatgtcAACTCCGTGGAAGGGCATTTGGACGTCGCTGCCGTTTTGGGCGATCCTGCTGGCTCACAGCGGCCAGAGCCTGGGTTTCTGGACCCTACTCACTGAGATACCCTCATATATGAGCAAAGTCCTCGGCGTCAATATCAAAAGT AACGGTCTCCTGTCTGCGCTGCCGTACGTGGCGATGTACATACTCAGCTTTGTGTTCAGCTGGACCTCGGACTTCCTCGTTAACAGGAATATCATCAGCCTGCCCACCGCCAGGAAGCTCTTTAATACAATCG CATTCTGGGGTCCGGCAGCCGCACTGCTGGGTCTGTCCTACATCCCAGCGGGTCATTTGACACTCGCGGTGGTCATATTGACCCTTACAGTTGGTCTCAACGGCGCGCACTATGTCGGTTTCCTG atCTCGCACATCGACTTGTCGCCAAACTTCGCCAGTACGCTGATGGGTATCACCAACGGCTGCGGGAACATCTTCTCCATCATGGCCCCCCTCAGCGTTTCCCTCGTTGTCAAAGATGAA TCGAGTGCGTCAGAGTGGAGGAACGTGTTCTTGATCTCGATCGCTTTCTACTTCCTGAGCAATCTGTTCTTCATCCTGTTCATGTCAGGCAAGGTCCAGGACTGGAATGAACCTCAGCCTGCTAAGACCTTAG AGGATGGCGTAAAAGAAGTTGAAGAAGTCGACAGcagtaataaaagtaaaaccaTAGTTGAGAAATTTTGA